The DNA region CCATGGGGAAATCTACTTGAAGGATTGGCTGAGAATAACGAAAAACTTATAACTTCCCTTGCCGCTACATTAAAAGATGGTGCAGAATATGAGATTGTTATAAATAGTGAAATTTGGCGAGAAAATCTCCCGAAGCATTTAGCCCATTTAGGTGAGATTACTCCGGATTTTTTTGTAACAAATAATAGTGTTCTAGAAAATTTTGGTTTTGCATTAAAAGAAACACGCTATTTGACTAACGATGAGATCAAAGAACTAGATACAACATGGAGTGCTCGTTTGATGAGCTCTCGCACGCGAGCAAATTTTGTTATGGCCAAAGCCGTTTACAAGAAAATTGATTAGTACTCTCATTATAAACATACTTAAATCTATCGTGTAATCTACTCTCAAATCCCTGCATAAATTCGTATTCGTATGCTTCAATCATGAATCCACCCCAAAAAGGTGGCCGTTGTATTTTATCTCCAAATTGTGATTCAAATTTTTCATAAGAATCTAGTAGTTCTTGTCTTGATGATAATTCTTCATCTTGTCTAGAAGTCCACGCTCCGATTTGTGACCCATGTGGTCGTGAAGCAAAATATTCATCACTTTGCTCAGCACTGCATTTTTTTGCTTGACCTATAATTCTAATTTGTCGAAAAACATCTGGCCAATAAAATGTTAAAGATACATCTTTGGTTTTTTCTATTTCTTTTGACTTTGCACTATTGTAATTTGTGTAGATATAAAATATTCCTTTTTCTTTCTCACCTTTTTCGAATCCTCGTAATGCTACGGTCCTAGCATTTACTCTTTTCCCGTCATAAGTTGAAAGTATTAATGCATCTGGTTCTTTCACATTCTTTTTTATTGCATCATTAAACCAATCTTCAAAATGATCTGCTGGAGATTGTTTTATGAAGTCATCGCCCAAAGGAATTGTAGGATACTTCCTTGGTGTAATATTTGTGTCTTTTGGTAGTACCATGATGCTATTTTAGTCTGTTTTAATGCT from Acidimicrobiia bacterium includes:
- a CDS encoding class I SAM-dependent methyltransferase; the encoded protein is MSEKAYLVRKGQKKETSLIEIEEFLSKYQIHVLDIGAGDAKGSLRYARSHRDVGIIALDLSWDAFDKSSKSAARKYERGGAENIAFLCANAFGISRYINNNIDLMRIYLPWGNLLEGLAENNEKLITSLAATLKDGAEYEIVINSEIWRENLPKHLAHLGEITPDFFVTNNSVLENFGFALKETRYLTNDEIKELDTTWSARLMSSRTRANFVMAKAVYKKID
- the pdxH gene encoding pyridoxamine 5'-phosphate oxidase gives rise to the protein MVLPKDTNITPRKYPTIPLGDDFIKQSPADHFEDWFNDAIKKNVKEPDALILSTYDGKRVNARTVALRGFEKGEKEKGIFYIYTNYNSAKSKEIEKTKDVSLTFYWPDVFRQIRIIGQAKKCSAEQSDEYFASRPHGSQIGAWTSRQDEELSSRQELLDSYEKFESQFGDKIQRPPFWGGFMIEAYEYEFMQGFESRLHDRFKYVYNESTNQFSCKRLWP